The window CGAAGTGAGGCGAGTGAGAGCGATGGCGAAAGCTCTAGGGGCAGCAGAAGGTAATTCAAGCATACGTCAACTACAAGAGTAAAAGCTAATATTCTTTCTGCTTTACTTAATAGACGCCGCCGTGAAACAGGGCAGCTTTCCAAAGGTGCAATTAGAGCTCAACGAGCCCAAGCTAGAACAAAGCAGATGAGACAGGATCTACTGGGATCCAATCTGCTCAACATATCTCTCTACAATGCCGCCAACGCTCGTCTAGCTTCTTCCACTACCGCGACTGCTGCAACTGAGAATGATTGCCGATATCATCCAGGTATTGATAGCGTGGGAACGGCGGTTGGGCACGGTCATACTCATCCTGGGATGCAGTATGCTATGGGTTCCAACATTCAACTTGGATATGGTCTCGATGGCAGGCCTGTAAAAGTTGGAGGGTATTCAGGGGAGATGTATGGGACCACTGCCCTCTTGGCTGGTCCTTCTTCAGCATCAGACCATGAAAGTGATATGTACCAATTTCCACCCATGAACGGTATGATGGATGTCAGAAACCGGTACGAATGGCATGCCCCAAGCATGCAGTATTGGGATCAGGTTAACATGGGTCCGGAGGAGGTACAACCCCAAGGAGGATATCCTGTTGAAGGGGAGTACTATGCCACTCACTATGATCTGGAAGGGGGAGTTCCAGAGCAAATGGAGTATCGCTTTTCCTCTCTTATGGAGACTTCCGGTGAAGGTAATGGGTCACTTCCGAAACGAGCGCCGGGAGACATTATCGCTGGAGCTTATGTTGCTTACAAGGAACAGGAAGACAGAAACCCGTCTAGCATTCGACAGTGGGCAGGCGAAGGACAGCAGACGCCTTCTGGACATGTGATGTTCAATGAGAAATTATTTGATGGTGTAATGGGGAGTGCAGGTCTTTTTGACAAGGCTGAAGGACCCGATGTCTTAGCCATGTTTGATGGAGCCATGGAGCATGCAGGCGAGATTGCATCTTGGTAAAGTCATATTCGCAGGATAGGAGTATGTTCTATAAACAACTCAACCGAAAGAAATAATTAACAAGAAGCAATTTATATACGCCATCTTGCTGAATGCATCAAAAAAGTACTGTAAAAGCCATTCAGTTTGCCTTCAGCTGACCATTACTGATTAAAAAAACCTTTACATAGTCTCATTTTCAATTAAGCAGCTCTTCAACAATGATTCTCTCCTTGTCCCAAATGTCTGCTCGCCAGTATACATCCTCCTTGAGCCTAGTCCAGACCTGTTCAAGAGTGTCCATCTTATATACCGTGAAGCTGCCTGCAATATTTGGGGTGCCTTCGGGGAGAGAGGCTTCTCGGGCCTTTGTACCAGGTTGAGGAAGAATAGGACCGCTGTAAACTGTCAAATGATAAGCGCTCGTAGTTCTACAATGATGGATTCCTCGGACGGGTTAATGACTCACGGACAATACCAGCGTTCTCGTCAAGTTTGCCTCTTGCAAGATGCTCCGCCCTCACAGCGAGTCGCTTCTCCAAGTAATCAGGGTGATCAGGGGCGTATACCAGGAATCGAGGCATCTTGTATGGAGTAGCGTCGGTTATTTGTGAACTAAGTAGTGGTCAACGGGAAATGAGTAACTCCAGTGTATCCCATTAATAATTGCTACAGCGAGAACATCTTCTAACCGGCCGAGCTGCTTGTCCAACCGTCTTATACCGAGGGTCGCCTAATGAGTGGAGGGACGGCGGACCGAATATTACGAGTAATCAGTATACATATCCTGTAAAACGGAGTCGCCGGTGCGAACAAACCAACTCGGTTATCGGGCCGAGACACCAGGaacagaaaaaaaaaacttTTAAAAATGTGGAAGGATGATGTAGATAAGGTTAGCAACCAAATGGGCAGGAACGCGTGCCTATAAGCAGACTCGCGGGCCTAACAATTTAGCCACTGGATAATTAATAACAGCCCATAATAAGCACGGGGAAGTCCGCTTCTTGTTGTTAATTATTATAATTTAATAAGTTGTGTTGTCATCATCCACCGCGCCATCAACGCCGTATCTAGTATGCCACAGCGTGGATGATACGAAACGAAGCCTCTTTGAGCCACGAAAGCTGCTGGTCCTTTAATCGTCCGTTTACCTAGTAACAGTATGGACGCTCAGAAGCCAGGCCTTTTCTCCTCAATATCCGTAGGGAGGGCTTCCAGGAACAAGCCCACCGGAGAGACACTTGCGCATCCCCTTTTGGCGGCTACCAGCTCCTCCACCAGTTTACCGACATCAGACTCTTCACAGCTAGATACCACTTCTCAACCACCACCTCTTCGACATAAATCCTCCGGATCGTGGCCGAGAAATACTGGCGATGCCGCTAATCTACCCTATAAGCCGAGGCAGCGACATGGAGGTGGAATGAGCTCCATCAGCAGCACAGCGAGCATCTTCGGCTCGGCTGGTGCCCCGTCTCCAAATAATCAGGCGGCACCTACAAGTGGGTCCTCAGGAGCGCCTATAACTCCCACCGCTGTGTCCGCACCTCCGACAACTTCTACGTCAACGTCGACAACCTTTGCCCTGCCGCCGTCGCATTCCGATCCTCCGATCCAAGTGAATGAGTCGGCGGCGTCTACTACAGCTAGCAGTCCCCAAGCGGGTTCCAGCAGCTTGACCAGTAGACTGCAGATACAAAGTCTCAAGGCAGCAGCTCAAGGTATTGGCCTGGGTAATGGGAGTATGGGAATGTCAATGATTGACGCCATATTTGATAAAGGTCAACTGGGCAGGGCAAAAGCTGGGGAAGGCGGCGATTGGGGGGAGCTTTTGAGAACTTTGATGGGTGGCAAGGTAGGTGCTTGGCTTCATATCAACACCCTGATGCGCTGATACCCTTCAGGCCATCCTACTACTGCCCACCAGcccttcatcctcattACCGATGACACCGCCAACTTTGAGAGATCATGTTGCCTTCCTTTCACCTCCTGTCTCAATCACCTCGTCTTCTTTCAAAACCATGCAATCTACAAGGGAGACTGAAGGAAAAGCAGGTTTGAAGGAGGAGCAATTGTGCACCCTTAACATCCTCGTCACCCTTTCTGGTCTTATTGGTACTCTCAAAGGCACGGACATTTCGTTTGAGTCTACCATCCCACCCGACTCACCGCTTTTACAAGCGCTCAAGAACCACTCTTCTCGTCAAACCGCTCTTGCTTCCCTCAGGCCTACCCAAATATCCTATGTCAACTACCCCTCATACATCCTTTCCACGGAGACAACAATTTTACCTTTTCCTCCACACTCAAAGACCCCTCCGCCAGTCCAGTCCGAGATAAAGGAACGTGAAAGACTTCCGCAAGGCAAATTGGGTAGGATTAATCCATTTGCCTCCCTTTTTGGTGGGTCGAATGCGAGCTTGAGTTACGACACTAAAACCGGAGGTTCACCCTCTCCAAAGCCGGAGGCTCTTCCATCCAATTCCGGTTTATCGCCTCCTAGGAGTCGGCCCCCATCTCCTGGACCTTCTAGTCCCAAACCTTCAGTTTTTAGTACAGATCATGATGCCGCCTCCATTTCATCCGACtcagctgctgctggtgaGGGGTTTCAGGTTACAGCGTACACTATCTCAAGACCTATCCGTTATCACGAAGTCCACAAGTCTCTAATTAAGTCTGTGAGGGCGGATGTCCGCGATGCGCTGGCCAACATTCCCGAGAAGGTTGTGGAAAAGGTGTTGAAACTTGCGCTGACGAATACTTGCCCTTCTGGGCAATTGATCAGCGAAGACATTCTAAAAGGACATCGTTCTCATGGCTCCAGCCACGAACAGGATGGTGATGCATGGTTGCTTGATTTTGCGAATCCGACAGAGACCGGGGAGCGGCTTCAGGATTTTATGGAGCGTGTTTACGACGAGCTTCTGGCCCATTATAGACAAGAAGTGAATGAAGGGCTCAAGAGGAAAGTTAGCGGAGGGGCATGGGTCCGAGGCTCACACAATGTTGAGAAagacaaggagaaggaagatgaatTAGGTGAAAAACaaagagaggagaagaaaaggagagatAGAGAAGAAATGGCGGAAAAAGAGGCTAGCGAAGGCACAGAACGGATTGAAGGCCTACTGTGTAGGTTGTTGTATAATAGGTGAGCTTTTCAGTAGTAATTGAAAGCTGCAAGGTGACCAGTGTCAATCTTCAGGCTGTTTTCACCTCTAGAGTCGGACGATTCAAAACACGATGAAGCGCTGGCCTCGCGTATAGCAGCGCTTAATATGCTGGAACTCTCGCTTGACCATTTAGGTCTGATCACTCGGCCAGAAGGAGAACACCCCGAGAGTTTTATCTCGGACGGGTTAGACAAGATTGTCGATAACATCGGGAAAGGTCTGCTCCATCTATACTTTGTAGTATACACCTTGCTAACTTTTGTACAGAGTTTCAAAAGCTTTCATTGATGACCTGTATAACACCGAAAGATAAGACTGAAGTTCTTATAAAAGCACATAAAATCGTTGTTGGTCAGTCTTTCATAAAAAAAACAACATCTTTGTCCAATGCTGATATAACATTGACTCTGATCGTATAGACGGGCTCTCTGAATTGCCTGACATAGAACTTCGACCAGAAGGGGAACCATACCACAAGCCACGAGAAGTATCGACTGGCCCATCAAACGCCGCAGGTGACCCTACCATCCTCAAGCCTCCCCCTTTCCCCATTGCCTGCTCAGAAGGGTCTCCGACGCCAAGCATAAGTTCGGTCGAGCCTCCGACAGCCCCTTTATCGAGAAATATATCAGCATCTTCCGATGCAAAGTCAAACGCTTCAGACCCTTTGTCGACTGCAACTGTTGAAGTGACTCCCCGTGCTGTTGGTGTCGATCCTGTTATTGACCAGAGACCCGCCATCCCTCAACTTACACCTGATAGTGAGACCCAGAGAGCAGAGCCTACACCATTGCAAGAGGCCTTATCAGATTCCGTATTGACAGTAACGGCGGCCCCTGTATTTGTATCGCACGCTGCCCTCCCCTTTGAGGATGCTCCCTCTGTTCCACCGCCTAATGCATCTTTAGACAAGCAAACAAAAGCAAGCAAACAGTCAACATCGGGTGCAGACCTGATCCTACCTATCATCATCTACGCCGTTGTCAAATCCAACCCTCCACAACTAGCCTCTCAGCTCATGTACCTTCGCCGGTATCGCTCTGCCATCTGTTTGACAGGGGAAGCAAGCTACGCCATTGTCAATCTCACCGCTGTAGTGGAATTCCTCGAACATGTTAATCTGTCCGAGTTGGGCCTGGGCAGTGATTCGGACAAAGTTATGAGCATTGAGGATTTGTCACCTATCGGGTTGGATTATATGGGCATGGATGGGGGCAATGGCGATGCAGAGAGTATTGCCAACGCGTCCACAAGACTTCGAGGCCGTGTCGGAGAATTTGCGGGGTCAGCAGCGGGATCTGCGAACAAGGTAATCAGTGGGGTAGTAGACACCTCGTGGTCAGCTCTTCGAGGGCTTATGGGCAATCCCAACGCAGGATCACCTGATGGCGATGAACAAGCAGCAGGTAATGATTTCCGCCCAGGTATCCGTCCTCGTCAGGCATCAACATTTTCTCTCGCAAGTGTAACTGCCAGTGTAGCCAATATCGCGGCGGCTGCTGCCTCGCGAAACCGATCGCGAGCAGACTCTAGAGCGACTGAGCAGGTTTGGGGTGGAAATCAAGAGCTTGTGGAAGTTAGTTCGCGACCAGGATCGATcagagagagagaaagtGATTACCCTACCAGCGAAGAAGATACAAGCGACGATGGCGAATTAGAACCTGATGTGACATCGGCGAGATCTAGAATGCGGAGTGCGACAAACGCAAGCTCAAGATCTGCAAAGGAAAAAGACGATGGCCCTAAGCAAGAGAGAGTTAGTCTTAGCAATCGACTGGCGTCCATTGGAGTGCTCGGAAGACTGAGCAGTCCAGCGAGCATCACTGGTGGTGAAAACAACCTTGCGTCTAACGACAATACCCATGGACCGTCTAAGGCGAGTTTAACAATTCGAATCCTGTTGTTTATGTCACTGATACTGACATACATTACTCACTTTAGTCCTTCCTTCAAAATCTTACCACTGCCCGCCCTGCCAGCAACTCGCAAAGTCATACTCCTCGATCGTCCCTTCTTGGAGGGTCGCAGACAGAATCGCAACACTACAAAGCCAATTCACCCAGGGGGAGTTTGGCGGCTCTCCCTTCGAATGATGCTGCTTCAGGTTCGCATGCCTTGCTGGACAATGTGGACCCTCCCATAGACAAATTTATGACGTGTAAGAAAATGCTCTATAAATGGTTATTATGGACTGCTGATTCTCATACGGCAGGTGACGTTGGTGATCTGCGTCTTTCTGATATTGGCGAACTGTTGCGGGATTACAGGCGATTAGGGGCCATAGTTGCCTTGGCTAATTCCAAGTAAATCTAATATATCACAGGTATTTGCACAAATATATCAACGGTCGCTTGTGAATTGTATTGAAATTTTACAAGACATTTCGATGGGTATTCTGATGGAAGAAGGCTATTCCATCATGCGTGTGCGCTCAACTGCGTCGTTTTTCCTTTTACCGCAATGGTGAATTAGATATTGTAAAGGTGTAGGTGACTTTGGTAGTAAATTTAGTAAATTCATCCTAAGGAATATAATGTTATACAACAAGGAATACGT is drawn from Cryptococcus gattii WM276 chromosome A, complete sequence and contains these coding sequences:
- a CDS encoding Guanyl-nucleotide exchange factor, putative (Similar to TIGR gene model, INSD accession AAW41144.1) — encoded protein: MDAQKPGLFSSISVGRASRNKPTGETLAHPLLAATSSSTSLPTSDSSQLDTTSQPPPLRHKSSGSWPRNTGDAANLPYKPRQRHGGGMSSISSTASIFGSAGAPSPNNQAAPTSGSSGAPITPTAVSAPPTTSTSTSTTFALPPSHSDPPIQVNESAASTTASSPQAGSSSLTSRLQIQSLKAAAQGIGLGNGSMGMSMIDAIFDKGQLGRAKAGEGGDWGELLRTLMGGKAILLLPTSPSSSLPMTPPTLRDHVAFLSPPVSITSSSFKTMQSTRETEGKAGLKEEQLCTLNILVTLSGLIGTLKGTDISFESTIPPDSPLLQALKNHSSRQTALASLRPTQISYVNYPSYILSTETTILPFPPHSKTPPPVQSEIKERERLPQGKLGRINPFASLFGGSNASLSYDTKTGGSPSPKPEALPSNSGLSPPRSRPPSPGPSSPKPSVFSTDHDAASISSDSAAAGEGFQVTAYTISRPIRYHEVHKSLIKSVRADVRDALANIPEKVVEKVLKLALTNTCPSGQLISEDILKGHRSHGSSHEQDGDAWLLDFANPTETGERLQDFMERVYDELLAHYRQEVNEGLKRKVSGGAWVRGSHNVEKDKEKEDELGEKQREEKKRRDREEMAEKEASEGTERIEGLLCRLLYNRLFSPLESDDSKHDEALASRIAALNMLELSLDHLGLITRPEGEHPESFISDGLDKIVDNIGKEFQKLSLMTCITPKDKTEVLIKAHKIVVDGLSELPDIELRPEGEPYHKPREVSTGPSNAAGDPTILKPPPFPIACSEGSPTPSISSVEPPTAPLSRNISASSDAKSNASDPLSTATVEVTPRAVGVDPVIDQRPAIPQLTPDSETQRAEPTPLQEALSDSVLTVTAAPVFVSHAALPFEDAPSVPPPNASLDKQTKASKQSTSGADLILPIIIYAVVKSNPPQLASQLMYLRRYRSAICLTGEASYAIVNLTAVVEFLEHVNLSELGLGSDSDKVMSIEDLSPIGLDYMGMDGGNGDAESIANASTRLRGRVGEFAGSAAGSANKVISGVVDTSWSALRGLMGNPNAGSPDGDEQAAGNDFRPGIRPRQASTFSLASVTASVANIAAAAASRNRSRADSRATEQVWGGNQELVEVSSRPGSIRERESDYPTSEEDTSDDGELEPDVTSARSRMRSATNASSRSAKEKDDGPKQERVSLSNRLASIGVLGRLSSPASITGGENNLASNDNTHGPSKSFLQNLTTARPASNSQSHTPRSSLLGGSQTESQHYKANSPRGSLAALPSNDAASGSHALLDNVDPPIDKFMTCDVGDLRLSDIGELLRDYRRLGAIVALANSK
- a CDS encoding Specific transcriptional repressor, putative (Similar to TIGR gene model, INSD accession AAW41142.1); amino-acid sequence: MQPTATASRKTDQILIPNYLETLADSAIDPSLKHLTDTFNVESTASPRNQTQGDVQGGTETGDDFSWLPDFKNTISQSNALTLYPWPLDTTLPFIPSTQPTSSDTGSPASPFPNGPPGSVECPNNVDNGMIDSSPSTSASDHGGIAGRVGISSTSSESGLEAGGTKDDTVPPPPKKKSHARKQPEGHIKRARNAFILFRKHITDSNLIPPSVEVKHQNISVVAAKMWKEAPQEVRQNFQEQARIEKEEHQRKYPGYRYQPVFRRTDIIRRRVRKDPAEDERVDAVAEALINGKAGNELEKEIKEQLVTRSEASESDGESSRGSRRRRRETGQLSKGAIRAQRAQARTKQMRQDLLGSNLLNISLYNAANARLASSTTATAATENDCRYHPGIDSVGTAVGHGHTHPGMQYAMGSNIQLGYGLDGRPVKVGGYSGEMYGTTALLAGPSSASDHESDMYQFPPMNGMMDVRNRYEWHAPSMQYWDQVNMGPEEVQPQGGYPVEGEYYATHYDLEGGVPEQMEYRFSSLMETSGEGNGSLPKRAPGDIIAGAYVAYKEQEDRNPSSIRQWAGEGQQTPSGHVMFNEKLFDGVMGSAGLFDKAEGPDVLAMFDGAMEHAGEIASW
- a CDS encoding Hypothetical protein (Similar to TIGR gene model, INSD accession AAW41143.1; CNA06080) yields the protein MPRFLVYAPDHPDYLEKRLAVRAEHLARGKLDENAGIVLYSGPILPQPGTKAREASLPEGTPNIAGSFTVYKMDTLEQVWTRLKEDVYWRADIWDKERIIVEELLN